Proteins encoded in a region of the Lepidochelys kempii isolate rLepKem1 chromosome 24, rLepKem1.hap2, whole genome shotgun sequence genome:
- the LOC140902573 gene encoding B-cell receptor CD22-like has translation MEALLLLALSILTGAGCQDWGVTLPVDPLAGWSGSCVTVPCSYTYPEGQLVRAVTWSRNKERIVRLTAAAGQGYGKAERAQFLGDLQHNCTLRLNPLALGDGGAYSFEFQTQSQSWRSPRALCLTVSEHPCRVNYGMARTGGALSGSLFCSISERCSSSGLHWYDRAGARILTETAAGQRESWLSMRIVWQHRGAALECRVRGYQNRCLPKGSQPPATGWTPHLKVLVDTDGPGPIREGDSFTLRCVEDSRSLDEFYFWIHNYEDLPGGPSVQIKGATLSHGGNYTCMKWVSGTGRGYLAISPTTYVAILAPPVVHVVATPGPHRSTGEPLSLMCQLDTSAYGGVGFSWYKDGERLGWAQPELAFLGVQVADGGEYQCEVYNTLGKSTSLPLTITVVYGSDWYQLSPGPMAGFGAGVLLLFLLSNLGVYCLARRIHQRKEPGGSLQEGSREDPSKPQRDSLYEEIPCAGEIPCPSDDNGDYYNSTKDYCN, from the exons ATGgaggccctgctgctgctggccctctCCATCCTGACCG GTGCAGGCTGCCAGGACTGGGGAGTGACCCTGCCCGTGGACCCCCTGGCTGGATGGAGCGGCTCCTGTGTGACAGTCCCTTGCTCCTACACCTACCCCGAGGGGCAGCTCGTCAGGGCCGTGACCTGGAGCCGGAACAAGGAGAGAATTGTGCGGCTCACTGCAGCAGCGGGGCAGGGCTATGGCAAGGCCGAGCGCGCCCAGTTCCTGGGCGACCTGCAGCACAACTGCACCCTGCGCCTCAACCCGCTGGCACTCGGAGACGGGGGCGCCTACTCCTTTGAGTTCCAGACCCAGAGCCAAAGCTGGAGAAGCCCCCGAGCCCTGTGCCTCACGGTGTCAG AACATCCCTGCAGGGTCAATTATGGCATGGCCAGGACCGGGGGAGCCCTGAGCGGCAGCTTGTTCTGCTCCATCTCCGAGCGCTGCTCCTCCTCCGGCCTGCATTGGTACGACAGAGCCGGCGCGCGGATCCTGACGGAAACCGCAGCTGGCCAACGCGAGAGCTGGCTGAGCATGCGCATCGTCTGGCAGCACCGGGGGGCGGCGCTGGAGTGCCGGGTGCGGGGCTACCAGAATAGGTGCCTCCCCAAAGGGTCCCAGCCCCCAGCCACAG GCTGGACCCCCCACCTGAAGGTCCTGGTGGACACGGACGGCCCGGGCCCGATCAGGGAGGGTGACTCGTTCACACTGAGATGCGTGGAGGACAGCAGGTCGCTGGACGAGTTCTACTTCTGGATTCACAACTATGAGGATCTGCCCGGGGGCCCCTCTGTGCAGATCAAAGGGGCAACCTTGTCTCACGGGGGCAATTACACCTGCATGAAGTGGGTCTCCGGCACCGGGCGTGGCTACCTGGCTATATCCCCCACCACCTATGTGGCCATCCTTG CCCCCCCCGTGGTGCATGTGGTGGCCACCCCAGGCCCTCATCGCAGCACGGGAGAACCCCTGTCCCTGATGTGCCAGCTGGACACCAGCGCCTATGGCGGAGTGGGCTTCTCCTGGTACAAGGATGGCGAGCGGCTGGGGTGGGCACAGCCAGAACTGGCTTTCCTGGGCGTCCAGGTGGCTGATGGGGGAGAATATCAGTGTGAGGTGTACAACACCCTAGGGAAATCCACCTCCCTGCCACTCACCATCACTGTTGTGT acGGCAGTGACTGGTACCAGCTGAGCCCTGGCCCCATGGCAGGCTTCGGAGCAggggtcctgctgctcttcctcctGAGCAACCTCGGGGTTTATTGTCTGGCCAGGAGAATCCACCAACGGAAAGAACCAGGGGGGAGTCTGCAGG AGGGCAGCAGAGAGGACCCCAGCAAGCCACAGAGAGACTCGCTCTATGAG GAAATCCCATGTGCCGGGGAGATTCCCTGCCCCTCAGATGACAACGGCGACTATTATAACAGCACCAAGGACTATTGTAACTGA